CCtatgtatttagtttttgttctttttttctcataaatttcttaattttaattggacATTCTTAGCTACTTAGCTAGTATAGCTAGTAGTAGCTAATAGCTAGATGAGGTCCGCTGCAATTTATACAACAATTCTCAGTTAGCTTGTCACACTCCTTTTATTCCTCcacaaattgaaaatttttgtttaccgCTACAGATTTCAGCTGAGTGGTAAAACTTGAAACATTGTTGCAATGGTggtaatatattcaaaaactcTATGAAAGAATAAGTTATACTGTACATTATGGTAACGAGGGAAGGGCGGGGCTCGTTACGCTCCATTTCTAAGAGAcactacttttaaattatgctatttacactaaattttaagcaaaaataactaaaattgaaaataaaattaataaaaacttaaaatgtacGCGCGCTCTTTTTGAAGTTTCCAAAGTCTCCGTTCCCGATCGAACCCGAATCGACAACAGAGTCAAACGGCAGTCATTTgagaggagtagcgacaaaggttGTTCTTTTGGCGGAAAACGCCCAAACTTGTGCGTTGCCCcttccggtactcatcgacaaCTGCCCGAGAAATATCTGCCCGACCAGTGTAAAAAGTAACCATATAATACCCTTTATTGGTAATTGGTATACAGAGATATTTGAACTTTTAACGACGCTATGAAGAATActctgttttattaattgtaattgtaaaaataagttacaacaaaatataaattatttgaaaggaAAATTCATCATTTttgaactaaataaaattgcaaatcAAAATGTTACAAGCAGGGCGGCTAGTATAAAGCTTACAggcagtaaaaatatattatgcagtttaggtataatgaaaaaaaattgaattggttaacactatattatatacaaacattttaaagacTGATTGGATTATTTAGTTAAGTCAAACAACAGTGCGTATGGTACTCACTAAAACTAAATCTGAAAATTatctctttaatttaaatttatatttacaatcacATTGTTATAACAATTGATATGTTAGACAGTGCGTAATGATTTATTTGACCTTAtagctataatatatactttataccataatatttaatgaaaaatgatgTCTAGAACTTTATaacaatttctaaaatatttttacctacATAGGTACTAAACGATATACTATAAATTACTTTCctcaaaatatacataatttggtACGTAACGGAGGCACTTATTTTCTAgtcaatatgtttttttctcttttgtaACGATAAAACAAAACGTTAATATGTTAAAAGGTGAGTGGGGACAAGATTGAACGGGTTTTGATGAGATGAGCAGAGTTGTGTTTGGTCCTCTTGTagaacaaacaataaatattaacctgTACTAATTTATGGCTTTGATGAGTAACGAGCAAAAACTATGCTTTTCTATCATatcaataacatattattaaattaaagcagagaaaataagtaaataaaaaaaagagacGACTACAAAATAGGGTAAAGATGAAAACGTGACGaggaaagattaaaaaaaatctaaaatcgTACAAACACCCACATCTgggttaagtaaaaaaataactatttaactaatttgattttatatatcaatctTAGCCCAACGgggaaagaaagaaaaagacGTTCTCAAACTTTAGCCATCTCAGTTTTTTAAGCCATTCACGAAACCCGATGTTGCACGTAACGTTTTTCAGATGCAGTTACGAGGCATTGTTACtgaataatacaattacaattattaaataattcggTATTATTACACGATATACCATCAAccatcattaataaaatattttttaaatattaattttgtcaatGTCTGATATGGATACCTTTCCAAGTCATTgcaaaactaaaatgtttttttaagtaaaaatcttatctatatcttaaaatatttaatttttaattatcgttATTCCGTAATGAACCTATAGATAGTCATAAAATAGGAAGTATCAACTAGGTACGTTGCCAATTTATTTCCTGCTAACAGTTAAAGTTTGAGAACAACTGAATTTTTGAATGAAACTTGGTAACTTTACCCCGTCattttttttggttaaatATGGAAAGTTGAGATATttcctaaattaaaaaaaaatgccgTATTCTGATGTGATTTTGTAtggtgaaatattattatgaaacagtCGCACTTATcttgtaattaaacatttacagtTCACGGGGTAAGATTAAATCACTTCTAGCACTCTGGGCAGCTAACTTCGACTATGTTTTGGAACGTTAGAAACTGgcggatttaaaaaaataattcaacacCAAAAATACGTTAAAATTGGTGTTATAGAGGATTTTTTGACTTTCCCCATTTTTCATCTTGCCCCCACTTATCCTTAtcgaatttatattgtatataagtatatattgacACTTCTACCTAATTTGTGATAAACCATGTCTGTTTTTGTCCTTGAGTGACATAATTACAAATGTATGTCTTATTTACGGTTTAAGGTTTCTGACCATCATGTAGCCCTGGGTTCCACCATGTTTCATACTTTATACATCAGCAGGTGATCCCAGATTGAACCTAGACATTTTACGGTCTCGGGAGCTCGCTAATTGCCCTGACGTAGAGCGCTGCAGCGAGGCAGACCGAGACTGAGAGGATTCCGACTTAGACTTCTTACCCTTGCTGCCTCCTGATGCTGGTTGTTTACCCTTTAGAGAAGATACAGATACTACTGTATCAGATGTCACGCCATCGTGTTCTACACGCCGTATCACCGCACCCGCGTTGTTCAAAAAGAACTTTGGTTTTGAGTCTTTTAGCAGCGAGTCCTGTAATATGACGGACAAGACTGTGTTATGTAATAATTCTTctcttacttttatattatgttcagATGGAAGCTGACCTTAGATTTACTAGACTTGGAAGCCGTGTCAGAGCTTCCTTTCCACCAATGTCATTGAACTGCACAACCCTTGACTACTTCCTCCTTCTCGGGGGTTACAGCGTTCGCTTCTACATCATCTTCTTTCGGCGTCTCTATGCCATCACTGAATGTACAAAAGTTTCGTTAAGCAGTACCTTAGAACGCAAAGATTCATGGTTAAATTAACTAACTTACACAGCGTCTGGTTTGGCGTTCTGTTGGTTTCTCATCGTCAGAGTTGAGATCATCGGGGGTCGTTGCGGCTTGTTTGCCAGAATTTTTTCAATGTCCATAATCACTGCCGGAGACAATTGAGGCACGATctgtaaaatcaaattaaatgacTCATTAGATACAACAATACATGAACTGTTagttgaaaaattaaaagtgacTTAAAACACTGCAGTAAAAAATATCGTGGTTTGGTTTTTGTCCGTTGTTGatctattatttaatgtatccgtataatataatataaatcatgtCTCATTAATAAGATACCTGCAGTGcgtgtatattttctttaaattgttCGACACTTGTAGCGCCTAGAAGTAAGCAgtttacattttcatttttaagacACCACGCCACCGACAACTGCCTTATCGAGCAATCTGAAATCATAATGAGACAggagtaaatattattgactcgattttataattatagcgAATTAGAAATTATACTCGCTCAAGGCGTTGGCTAGGTCGGAGAGAGCTCGTAGTTTGTCCTTAAAACTTCGTGATTCTTCGGCTACTGTAGATTCATTGTTTTCGAGTTCCTATAAAAACACCTCATTACAgcatgttttatacaaaatatattaagtaaaggTTGTTCAATTACTGCTTTACTGACATTGTTAGCAACGATTTCTTCCTCCCACCAGCTGAATGTGCTGTATTTCCGGTTGAAGCGAGATTTGGCGAATAACTCTGCCACCTCCTCATGGTTCAGACCCTTATCAGTAGTAAGTGCAGACCACACCATTGTTCCTGTACAAAGACAATGATTACCATCGATCATGGATACCTGCagttctaaaattaatatactaacctaCTCCAATTTTATGATACACTTCTGGCATGTACAGTTCGGTCTTTTCACGACAGAACATATGGTACTCAGTCTGCTCGACAACCGGCGTACAGCAGTTGAAAGATCGACACTTAGAGTACGCGTCCATTATCTATGAAATTCatgttattgtattgttatcgTTCAactacatgatacattttaatataaggaaAAATGTAGATTTTACCTCGGATGGAGTCCAGCGCGCTGTACCCCAATACATCGCCATTCCTTGGTTTACGAGGTAGTTCATTGTTCGGACCAATTCTGCAGAAAGCAATTTGTAACATTGACACAATACTTGAGTATCGACTTAATTATGTAGAATGCAGGGTCCTACCTTCCATCGGACATACGGGATCCACTTTATGTACAAGAACTAAATCTATATACTCCAGCTGGAGCCTCCCCAGCGAGTCCTTCACGCTTTCTATTATATGTTTTCGAGATTGACCTCTTTCTTCACACctagaaataaaacacttttatttacGTATCTTTGAGGATACAGCCGTTAagttgttgaaaaaaaatcccagggttatatttttttagtttctaataaacaagaaaaaaatagagaAAGCTCACTTAGTACTCCAATAGATTTtggttgtaataataatactggaCCGTTTCACGTTTCTTTTCTTCAGAATTCTGCCCAATTCTGCTTCACCTTGTGCTAAAATCGTTAAAAGTTATTAGTGTACTGAAAAAAGTGTTAAACTacctataatctatatatattaaaatgcatgcatttttaaaaacacttaCGGTTATGAGCTTtagataaatcaaataaattgattCCACTCTCGAGTGCTGTCATGACGAGGTCTTCAGTGACATCTTCGTTGAGCATAGTCCACAGGCTAAGGCCGATGTTGGGCACTCGCAACCCTGACTTGCCCATGTTTTTGTAACGAAGTCCTGGAGTCACGGACGATGGCATACTTGCGTGGTTCCCCATGTACACTGACGACTGACGTGCCATATTTTCCCAACTGgctacaaaaatacaaaacactttaaatttacatatatcttgttatatatattttctcggCCATATGAGTTCTGGTTTGTGATAGACTAAGCCATATGAACTTTGACTgagaagtattttttaacatatccTTCACGAAAACACTGTccgttttacaaaaaatataacttcaaaTAATTGAGGTTAAAAGCTCGGAACTAATATATACCTGGTTGAAATAAGTGTAAGGCAGAGTTTGTGCTAAAATCGTCCATACAATCCAGTGATGCGATGGGTGCTCGGCATCTGCGTATTTCGTTCCAAGATCAAAAGtctaaatagtatatttcatattaatgaaaatgacTAGCCATTTTATCTAAGGATAACGTTATtgctgaaaaataataaacctgaatttattataaaattaataactatatttataactactaattattttctaatttgcAAGCACTATAATAtcttctatattattatataaaatgggTTTACTGTAGctagttatttaatactacCGGTATcgatataaatcaaaattttatacaaataaaaattaaatagaacaaaatatttgcaaaaacAGCTATTTCTACTCTAGGTACCTTTCTTTTTCTACTTAAATTCTATAACTCCATAAAGCTTagtaagtgaaaaaaaaacgcgGGAGTCAGGAAAGGTaagttaagtaatattaatgataactTACCTCGTCGACGGCACTGATATGAAAGCTAAGCTAGCTACAACCTGATGGCTGGCTAATGTAATTAGAAAAATGTCAAAGGTAGAAGACAACAATCCGATACCTTTGAACTATGAGGGTTCAAATCGGGCCCCTGGCTTTTGTGTTTTCTATGGAATTGATATTCACGACAATTGGATAATTCGCTTTAAAGCAAGCGATCAGAGCATAGCACATCGTAGCACTCTCGATGGATTGCACTCCAGAGATGAGCCGCGGGGATCATGCGACGTCGACCGTGACAGCGAGTGAAGTGGCGCTGAACTTTACTGTGTCGTGCATTGCTGAGCATGGTTGACGCCCTGTCCTTCGATCGTCGGATGAACACTTGATCGAGAGACACGACGCTAGGCACAGAGGCTAGGACGTTACCGGTATATGGTGAGCATTGGGTTGGAGTCTACGCTGACGCTGTCGGGTAGACCGAGTGGTGTGTGTGGTGTGCGGCGGCTGACCGTGGATTCGCTGCGTGACATGGTGTTTCCTTTGTCCTGCTGCTGCTCCGTTCTCTTCATACCTAACTCGTCTGAAACATACACTCTCACGGTTGAAGGAAAGGACGTAGCAGGTTAGGTCACACGTAGAAAAGCAAGCACAGTCTAACTAACTAAGATCTAGGACTAACGGAGATCATACGACATCTACCCACAGGCTGAGTACAGCTCTCGAATCACCTCTCGCTTAAACCCTCAAGGAATTTGTGCACTGCAGTTTGCCGTCTGCGGAGAAGGAGCGACGACTGCCCCAGCTATGCGTACGCAGTTCCAGCGAGTTCTGCACATGCGCTCTGGTTTTGGttaatcttatataaataaaatatcttgtttctatttatatctaattacagaaaaaaattaaaaaatccagTATTGTAGTTTGACAACAACTAATTGTGTATTTTGCTAATTAACACGGAACGgtggttatatttattaggtaataaaaaaataataaagcatacaacataattttttgctaaaatataaagatatttaccataataataaatcctgAAATGTCGAAGCAGCTTTCTAAACACGTTTATTCGTACTGAATACTGGAAATCACGTATGGGTTATTTTTACGGAAAGCGAAACATTGGGTATTTTGGCTCAGTTccaaattattactaaatctaaGGATGAAGAACTCACTACATCGCAACCTATCATGTATTATGGATAGATAGAACTTGCAATGTATTCAGTTTCTTTAATTCTCGTTGTAATTTAAGAGTTTGTAATATTACCGGTTTTagtcaattttgtttttaccatCAACCCGTGCGGATTTTCCGTTGGATCAATactaatgattaattattactccctaataaagtgccaaattaaatatttatttctattaaaatcgATAGAGAACTGACGAGCTGTTTAcagataatgttttaataacgaAAATCTCTAACTTATTATACATTAGTATAATAGGGTATGTCCACCTGGTAGTTGCGTTATAGttcattaaagtttttttaaagagaagtCAGTAATAATAGTAGGAATTTAGTAATATAGACTTGTGAGTGTAGGTCACAGCAAGTAGCCTTGCGCAGTAGACACTAGTACTGCGCGCGCATAGCTGCGGCAATCGCCACCCTTTCCTCCGCAGACGGTAGACCGCAGTGCGTGAGCTTGCCGCGTATCCTGGTGAGAACTGAATTTGGAGCAGCAGTCCGCTCAGATCATCGTGTGGCTCGCGTTAGTCCTAGATGTTAGGGCGTGCATGCTTCTGTTGTGTGTGTGACTTAACCCGCTACGTCCCTTCCTTCAGTCGTGGGAGTGTCTGTTTCAGATGAGTTAGGTATCAGAAGGATGGATCTGCGGGAGGGCAAAGACAGTGCCATGTCGCGCAGCGAGTCTACGGTCAGCCGCCAAACACCGCACACACCCTTCGGTCCACCGGACAGCGTCAGCGTAGACTCCAACCCAATGCCCACCATATACCGGTAACACGCCCTCAATTCCACGCCCCAAGCGCTAGCGTCGTGTCCCTCGATTGGAACCGTCCCT
Above is a genomic segment from Pieris rapae chromosome Z, ilPieRapa1.1, whole genome shotgun sequence containing:
- the LOC110995788 gene encoding voltage-gated potassium channel subunit beta-2 isoform X2 codes for the protein MDDFSTNSALHLFQPASWENMARQSSVYMGNHASMPSSVTPGLRYKNMGKSGLRVPNIGLSLWTMLNEDVTEDLVMTALESGINLFDLSKAHNPQGEAELGRILKKRNVKRSSIIITTKIYWSTKCEERGQSRKHIIESVKDSLGRLQLEYIDLVLVHKVDPVCPMEELVRTMNYLVNQGMAMYWGTARWTPSEIMDAYSKCRSFNCCTPVVEQTEYHMFCREKTELYMPEVYHKIGVGTMVWSALTTDKGLNHEEVAELFAKSRFNRKYSTFSWWEEEIVANNELENNESTVAEESRSFKDKLRALSDLANALNCSIRQLSVAWCLKNENVNCLLLGATSVEQFKENIHALQIVPQLSPAVIMDIEKILANKPQRPPMISTLTMRNQQNAKPDAVDGIETPKEDDVEANAVTPEKEEVVKGCAVQ
- the LOC110995788 gene encoding voltage-gated potassium channel subunit beta-2 isoform X1, with the translated sequence MKRTEQQQDKGNTMSRSESTVSRRTPHTPLGLPDSVSVDSNPMLTIYRCRAPIASLDCMDDFSTNSALHLFQPASWENMARQSSVYMGNHASMPSSVTPGLRYKNMGKSGLRVPNIGLSLWTMLNEDVTEDLVMTALESGINLFDLSKAHNPQGEAELGRILKKRNVKRSSIIITTKIYWSTKCEERGQSRKHIIESVKDSLGRLQLEYIDLVLVHKVDPVCPMEELVRTMNYLVNQGMAMYWGTARWTPSEIMDAYSKCRSFNCCTPVVEQTEYHMFCREKTELYMPEVYHKIGVGTMVWSALTTDKGLNHEEVAELFAKSRFNRKYSTFSWWEEEIVANNELENNESTVAEESRSFKDKLRALSDLANALNCSIRQLSVAWCLKNENVNCLLLGATSVEQFKENIHALQIVPQLSPAVIMDIEKILANKPQRPPMISTLTMRNQQNAKPDAVDGIETPKEDDVEANAVTPEKEEVVKGCAVQ